AGAGCGGGCACGCAAGCGTGAGCCTCGTAGGATTCCCAAGCGTGGGCAAGTCCACGCTCCTCAACAAGCTCACGAACGCAAAGAGCGAGACGGCGGCGTACGAGTTCACCACGCTCGACGTGATCCCCGGCCTCCTCGAATACCGCGGCGCGGACATCCAGATCCTCGACATGCCCGGCATCATCCGAGGCGCCGCCAAGGGACGCGGCCGCGGGCGCGAGGTGCTCTCGGTGGCCCGCGGGGTGGACCTCATCCTGCTTCTCGTCGACGCCTTCAATCCGGGCCAGTTCGAGGCGCTCCTCGAGGAGCTGTGGACAGCCAACATCCGCGTGAACGCGAAGCCCCCCAACATCCAGTTCGTGAAGAGCGACCGAGGGGGCCTCGTGGTCAACAGCACGGTCAAGCTCACCCATCTCGACGAGCCGCTCGTGAAGGACATCTGCCGCGAGTTTGGCCTCATCAACGCGACGGTCGTGCTTCGGCAGAACGCCACGCAGGACGACCTCATCGACGCCTTGGCGGGCAACCGCGTGTACATTCCCTCCATCCTTGCCGTAAGCAAGATCGACCTCGTCGACGAGGAGACGCGCCGCGAGACGGTCGAGCGTTACGCGGCGAAGGGATGGACGGTCGTCCCCTTCAGCGCGGAAAAGGGCGTGGGCCTCGACGATCTCAAGGAGGCGATCTACGGCAAGCTCGGTTTCGTCCAGATCTTCCTCAAGCCCCCGGGCCGCGAGGCGGACCTCGTCGAGCCCCTCATCGTCCGCGCCGGCGCCACGGTGGGCGACGTGTGCGACCGGCTGCACCGCGAGTGGCGCTCGAAGTTCCGGTACGCCATCGTGACGGGCGACAGCGCGAAGTTCAAGGAGCAGACGGTGGGGCTCGAGCACGGCCTTGCCGACGGCGACGTTCTGACGATCGTCGTCAAACGGGGCTAGGGACGCTTCGCCCGGTCGTCCCGAAGCGCGCGAAGCATCGCCGCGAGCCGCCGCGCGTGCTCCTCCTTCACGCGCCGCATCTCGGCAAGCTCGCGCGACAGCTCGGGGTGGAGGACCGATTTGGCCAGCGCCTCGTACCGGCGCGCGGCCTCGCGCTCCCGCAGCAGCAAGGCTTCGATGGCGCGCTCACGGTTCCGGACCGTAAAAGCCCTCCGAGAGGCGGGCCAGGACGCGCTGCAGCCGGAGCGACTGCTGGCGATTGGCGTGCTGCATGGCCTCCAGGTCGAGGTAGGCGGGGTCGGTTCCCCCGAACTCTCGCAGGGCCTCGCGATACATCCGATGGACGACGTTCGACTCTTCGATCCAGGCTTGCGACAGGGATTGCCGAAGCGCTGGCTCCTTGGACCTCGTTTGCAAAACTCCCCTTCCCGCCGACGGCAAATGTCCACTCATTTAGTTA
Above is a genomic segment from Candidatus Thermoplasmatota archaeon containing:
- a CDS encoding GTP-binding protein, with product MIDGAALAIEDEIKAVEEEIAKTKYNKATSHHIGKLKAKLAAMRETQVRRQAASGGGGKGYAVQKSGHASVSLVGFPSVGKSTLLNKLTNAKSETAAYEFTTLDVIPGLLEYRGADIQILDMPGIIRGAAKGRGRGREVLSVARGVDLILLLVDAFNPGQFEALLEELWTANIRVNAKPPNIQFVKSDRGGLVVNSTVKLTHLDEPLVKDICREFGLINATVVLRQNATQDDLIDALAGNRVYIPSILAVSKIDLVDEETRRETVERYAAKGWTVVPFSAEKGVGLDDLKEAIYGKLGFVQIFLKPPGREADLVEPLIVRAGATVGDVCDRLHREWRSKFRYAIVTGDSAKFKEQTVGLEHGLADGDVLTIVVKRG